A window of the Bos indicus x Bos taurus breed Angus x Brahman F1 hybrid chromosome X, Bos_hybrid_MaternalHap_v2.0, whole genome shotgun sequence genome harbors these coding sequences:
- the LOC113887149 gene encoding P antigen family member 3-like gives MSGQVASTLGPTKQDSSEVDEPVVDQQPSVEQPQQEEPPAEIQDITPRKEEVHGEDPVNRDEEEEKDPFQDSGLEADLQQLAVAETGGEGGDGPDVREEFASNTEPVEMPEAGEGQPFA, from the exons atgagTGGGCAAGTGGCATCAACATTGGGACCTACAAAGCAAGATAGCTccgaggtggatgaacctgtggTT GACCAGCAGCCCAGTGTTGAACAACCTCAACAAGAGGAACCACCAGCTGAGATTCAGGATATCACacctagaaaggaagaagtacatggagAGGATCCAGTGAATCGtgatgaagaagaggagaaggatccCTTTCAAG attctggccTGGAAGCTGATCTGCAGCAATTGGCTGTGGCAGAGACTGGGGGTGAAGGTGGAGATGGTCCTGATGTGAGGGAGGAGTTTGCATCAAATACAGAGCCTGTTGAAATGCCAGAAGCAG GTGAAGGGCAACCATTTGCTTGA